The Cellulomonas sp. P24 genome contains a region encoding:
- a CDS encoding pyruvate dehydrogenase: protein MSRAQSVADQLVNQLVAAGVRHVYGIVGDSLNPVVDAVRRTEGIEWVQVRHEEAGAFAAAAEAELTGRLAVCAGSCGPGNLHLINGLYDANRSRVPVLAIASHIPSTQIGTQYFQETHPDRLFTECSVYSEMISNGEQAPRVIRSAIHHAYGAPGVAVLTLPGDVADLETTAPAPDILTRPNAPRVVPAAEDVQALADAINAAGKVTIFAGAGTRGAHDDVIALADKLAAPIGHSLRGKEHIQYDNPFDVGMSGLLGYGACQAAMEGADLLLMLGTDFPYDQFLPEGVRTAQVDIEPTRLGRRTRMDLAVLGDVGETVRALLPLVRKASSRTFLEAMVSKHAKAMGTVVGAYTKDVEHHLPIHPEFAAVVLDEVAADDAVFTVDTGMCNVWAARYVTPNGRRRVIGSFLHGSMANAVPHAIGAAKAFPGRQVIAMAGDGGLSMLLGELVTLQHYDLPVKIILFDNATLGMVRLEMMVEGLQSFATDSPAIDYAAVARAVGIHAVRVEQPTDIRGAIQEALAHRGPALVDLVTDPRALSLPPKITRKQVAGFTAAMSKEILGGGMGEVMAMARSNLRNVPRL from the coding sequence ATGTCCCGCGCGCAGTCCGTCGCCGATCAGCTCGTCAACCAGCTCGTCGCCGCCGGGGTCCGCCACGTGTACGGCATCGTCGGCGACAGCCTGAACCCGGTGGTCGACGCGGTCCGTCGCACCGAGGGCATCGAGTGGGTGCAGGTCCGGCACGAGGAGGCCGGCGCGTTCGCCGCCGCAGCCGAGGCCGAGCTCACCGGGCGGCTGGCCGTCTGCGCCGGGTCCTGCGGACCGGGCAACCTGCACCTCATCAACGGCCTCTACGACGCCAACCGGTCCCGGGTCCCGGTGCTCGCGATCGCCTCGCACATCCCGAGCACCCAGATCGGCACGCAGTACTTCCAGGAGACCCACCCCGACCGGCTCTTCACCGAGTGCTCGGTGTACTCCGAGATGATCTCGAACGGCGAGCAGGCGCCCCGCGTCATCCGCAGCGCGATCCACCACGCCTACGGCGCTCCCGGCGTCGCCGTCCTGACCCTGCCGGGAGACGTCGCCGACCTCGAGACGACCGCCCCCGCACCGGACATCCTCACCCGCCCGAACGCTCCGCGCGTGGTCCCCGCCGCCGAGGACGTCCAGGCGCTCGCCGACGCGATCAACGCGGCCGGCAAGGTCACGATCTTCGCCGGGGCGGGCACCCGCGGCGCGCACGACGACGTCATCGCCCTCGCCGACAAGCTCGCCGCGCCGATCGGCCACAGCCTGCGCGGGAAGGAGCACATCCAGTACGACAACCCCTTCGACGTCGGCATGAGCGGCCTCCTCGGCTACGGCGCGTGCCAGGCGGCCATGGAGGGTGCCGACCTGCTCCTGATGCTCGGCACCGACTTCCCGTACGACCAGTTCCTCCCCGAGGGCGTGCGCACCGCTCAGGTGGACATCGAGCCCACCCGGCTCGGACGGCGCACCCGGATGGACCTCGCGGTGCTGGGCGACGTCGGCGAGACGGTGCGCGCGCTGCTGCCGCTGGTCCGCAAGGCCTCGAGCCGCACGTTCCTCGAGGCCATGGTCTCCAAGCACGCGAAGGCGATGGGCACCGTCGTCGGCGCGTACACCAAGGACGTCGAGCACCACCTGCCGATCCACCCCGAGTTCGCCGCGGTGGTGCTCGACGAGGTCGCCGCCGACGATGCCGTCTTCACGGTCGACACCGGCATGTGCAACGTCTGGGCCGCGCGCTACGTCACCCCGAACGGCAGGCGCCGGGTGATCGGCTCGTTCCTGCACGGCTCGATGGCGAACGCCGTGCCGCACGCGATCGGCGCCGCCAAGGCCTTCCCCGGCCGTCAGGTCATCGCGATGGCCGGCGACGGCGGTCTCTCGATGCTGCTGGGCGAGCTCGTGACCCTGCAGCACTACGACCTGCCCGTCAAGATCATCCTGTTCGACAACGCGACCCTCGGCATGGTGCGCCTGGAGATGATGGTCGAGGGTCTCCAGAGCTTCGCGACCGACTCCCCCGCGATCGACTACGCCGCGGTCGCCCGGGCCGTCGGCATCCACGCGGTGCGCGTCGAGCAGCCGACCGACATCCGCGGCGCGATCCAGGAGGCGCTCGCCCACCGGGGACCGGCGCTCGTCGACCTCGTCACCGACCCGCGGGCGCTGTCCCTGCCGCCCAAGATCACCCGCAAGCAGGTCGCCGGGTTCACCGCCGCCATGAGCAAGGAGATCCTCGGCGGCGGGATGGGCGAGGTCATGGCGATGGCGCGCTCGAACCTCCGGAACGTGCCGCGGCTGTAG
- a CDS encoding DsbA family protein: protein MPVGPGVNMTENSPVEVHIWSDVACPWCFIGKRRFESGVRQFGGKVEVEYHSYELAPDTPVDYEGSEVEFLAAYKGLPESQVTPVLGHLTELAAAEGLSYDFSAVRHTKTLLAHQVMHHAKAEGKQLELVERLFRAYFEEGRHLGHADGLTALAAEVGLDPDDVRRVLADGTYAQAVQDDIDLAREIGITGVPFYVIGGRYGVSGAQSPEVFATTLARAVADAASEASADDATTSGPAR from the coding sequence ATGCCGGTTGGACCCGGCGTGAACATGACGGAGAACAGCCCGGTTGAGGTGCACATCTGGTCCGACGTCGCCTGCCCGTGGTGCTTCATCGGGAAGCGCCGGTTCGAGAGCGGCGTGCGGCAGTTCGGCGGGAAGGTGGAGGTCGAGTACCACTCGTACGAGCTCGCGCCCGACACCCCCGTGGACTACGAGGGCAGCGAGGTCGAGTTCCTCGCGGCCTACAAGGGTCTGCCGGAGTCGCAGGTCACGCCCGTTCTGGGCCACCTGACCGAGCTCGCCGCGGCCGAGGGGCTGAGCTATGACTTCTCGGCGGTGCGTCACACCAAGACGCTGCTGGCCCATCAGGTGATGCACCATGCCAAGGCCGAGGGCAAGCAGCTCGAGCTGGTCGAGCGGCTGTTCCGTGCGTACTTCGAGGAGGGCCGTCACCTCGGGCATGCCGACGGGCTCACGGCGCTGGCCGCCGAGGTCGGGCTCGACCCGGACGACGTGCGCCGGGTCCTCGCCGACGGCACGTATGCGCAGGCCGTCCAGGACGACATCGACCTCGCCCGGGAGATCGGGATCACCGGGGTGCCGTTCTACGTCATCGGCGGCCGGTACGGGGTGTCGGGCGCGCAGAGCCCGGAGGTCTTCGCGACGACCCTGGCCCGGGCGGTCGCGGACGCCGCGAGCGAGGCGTCGGCCGACGACGCGACGACGAGCGGACCGGCGCGATGA